One Streptomyces sp. CG4 genomic window, CCATCCGGAGGTCGTGGGCGGGGCCGAGGCGGAGGGCATCCGGTGAGGGCCGAGGCGATGCTGTTCGGCGGGGTCGCGCTGTTCTTCGGCGGGTCGGCGGCCTTGTACGGGGTGTGGTCGGGAGACGAGACGGGCACGGTCGCGCTGGTCGTCGCGTGCGGCATGGCCGCACTGGTCGCGTTCTTCTGCCTGATCCAGTACCGGCGCCGGGGGACGCGGGCGCAGGACCGCACCGACGCGGAAGTGGCGGACGGGGCCGGACCGGTGGCGTTCTTCCCCGACGAGAGCCTGTGGCCGATTCTCACCGCGCTCGGTTTCGCGGTGACGGCGACCGGGGTGGTCTTCGGGCTGTGGCTGTTCCTCATCGGTCTGGGCGTTCTGGCGCGCGGGGTGTACGGGATGGTGTTCCAGTACGCGCACCGGTGAGCGGTCTGCGCGGGGCGCCGGGCCGGAACGCCCTGACGGGCGCGTGGTCGCTCTCGTAGCCGCCGGTGACGCTCTGCCGGATCTCGCCGGTGGGCACGCCCGCTGCCAGCCGCTCGCTCTCGGCCGCCGTGAGGGCCCGGCACAGCCACCGGGTCACCAGGAAGGCGAGGACCGGTGCCGCGATCAGGGCGATGCGCAGTACCCAGGTGAGGCCGTTGACGGAGATACGGAAGGTCTGGGCGATGACGTCGTTGCCGCCGGCCAGCAGCAGTACGCCGTAGAACACGGTGCCCGCCACGCCGAGCCCGGTGCGGACGGGCCGCTCGCGCGGGCGGTCGCACAGGTGCCGCTCGGTCCGCCACTCGCCGGTCAGCCGTTGCTCCACGAAGGGGTAGGCGTAGAGCACGGCGAACAGCAGGCCCGGCAGGACGATCGCCGGGAGCAGCACGTTCCACATCAGGGTGTGGCCCGCGATGTTCGTCTCCCACGGCGGGACCAGCCGCAGCGCGCCCTCCAGGAAGCCGACGTACCAGTCGGGCTGGGAGCCGGTGGAGTCCTGGTCGGGGCGGTAGGGGCCGTAGTTCCAGACGGGGTTGACCTGGGCGAGGCCGGAGAGGAGCACCAGGAGGCCGGTGGCGGCGACGGCCAGGCCGCCGGAGGAGGCGGTGAACTGCGGGAAGAACGGCTTGCCCACGGCGTTGCGCTGCGTGCGGGCCGGGCCGCGCCACTGGGTGTGCTTGAGATGCACCACCAGGATCAGGTGTACGGCGACCAGGGCGACGAGGGCACCGGGAAGCAGCAGGACGTGCACCGGGTACAGGCGGGTGACGATGTCGTGGGCCGGGTACTGGCCGCCGAACACGAAGAAGGCCACGTACGTGCCCACGACCGGGATCGACAGCATGATGCCCTCTGCGATGCGCAGCCCGGTCCCGGAGAGCAGGTCGTCGGGGAGCGAGTAGCCGGCGAAGCCCTCGGCCAGCGAGACCACGAACAGGGTGAGCCCGACGGCCCAGTTCAGTTCGCGAGGTCGGCGAAACGCGCCGGTGAAGAAGATCCGCAGCATGTGCACGCCGATCGCGGCGACGAAGACCAGCGCGGCCCAGTGGTGGGTCTGCCGCATCAGCAGTCCGCCGCGCACGTCGAAGCTGATGTGCAGGGTGGAGTCGAAGGCGGCCGACATGCGCACTCCGCGCAGCGGCGCGTAGGGGCCCGTGTACACGACCTCGCGCGTCTCCGGCTGGAAGAAGAG contains:
- a CDS encoding cytochrome c oxidase subunit 4, whose protein sequence is MRAEAMLFGGVALFFGGSAALYGVWSGDETGTVALVVACGMAALVAFFCLIQYRRRGTRAQDRTDAEVADGAGPVAFFPDESLWPILTALGFAVTATGVVFGLWLFLIGLGVLARGVYGMVFQYAHR
- a CDS encoding cytochrome bc complex cytochrome b subunit, which encodes MSRVGRRTERLVDAADARLPVLDGGPLLRKAFPDHWSFLLGELALYSLLVLILTGVWLTLFFQPETREVVYTGPYAPLRGVRMSAAFDSTLHISFDVRGGLLMRQTHHWAALVFVAAIGVHMLRIFFTGAFRRPRELNWAVGLTLFVVSLAEGFAGYSLPDDLLSGTGLRIAEGIMLSIPVVGTYVAFFVFGGQYPAHDIVTRLYPVHVLLLPGALVALVAVHLILVVHLKHTQWRGPARTQRNAVGKPFFPQFTASSGGLAVAATGLLVLLSGLAQVNPVWNYGPYRPDQDSTGSQPDWYVGFLEGALRLVPPWETNIAGHTLMWNVLLPAIVLPGLLFAVLYAYPFVEQRLTGEWRTERHLCDRPRERPVRTGLGVAGTVFYGVLLLAGGNDVIAQTFRISVNGLTWVLRIALIAAPVLAFLVTRWLCRALTAAESERLAAGVPTGEIRQSVTGGYESDHAPVRAFRPGAPRRPLTGARTGTPSRTPRAPERPDR